One Lepus europaeus isolate LE1 unplaced genomic scaffold, mLepTim1.pri SCAFFOLD_29, whole genome shotgun sequence DNA segment encodes these proteins:
- the LOC133754832 gene encoding LOW QUALITY PROTEIN: uncharacterized protein LOC133754832 (The sequence of the model RefSeq protein was modified relative to this genomic sequence to represent the inferred CDS: inserted 4 bases in 2 codons; deleted 1 base in 1 codon; substituted 3 bases at 3 genomic stop codons), which yields MAQATLKGIPVFPGIIDGDFTGEKKILAAAINGVAVVPQGTRLAQLVLLPLITGNTSSISSRPRGITPLGSSDAYWVQPITKNRPMLTLTIEGKDFKGILDTGADATVISQDHWPAHWLLTTSLIDLRGIASSTTPKSAQGYYTGKIRKVASIIIKARLLSRQYFGKGPDVVVVPYTREQTQFLLQTSDDWGIAMSGFMGTIDNHLPDDPVLQAHTSLPGSLSEGNAQADAATRLTFPITVGQCKKLKTQKAHEIVKECSSCITSQPVLHLGVNPHGLRPNQLWQMDVTHFPKLGKLKYLHVSVDTYSGFVFASPHTGEATKDVISHLIMALSVLGKPVKIKTDNGPAYVSAKFKQFCEVLHINHITGIPYNPQGQWIIERTHQMLKTWLTYLETTSLSFVSPRDRLNHALFVLNFLTLDNNNHSAVDCHWHPSPEMAPFMGPNKIALFLALLMMAIYTTHWAPPVFVGLEDPQAIQKLLQQHDPCICSRCIIVSFPQTSTSYRSVKPHFTHPAAKDSKWHCILKPKLDSSRPGEQCPSECNSTIHYSMHSSCSTWYQTCNEGDQYLLFATITGDYGGAFGGDLSSSHLSSPPCPPKGQVACWYPIAPVGVSDGGGPQDTLTQLKTXKTLKTLFESLYPSLQYHPLAKVHSRGNEDLDVNTINILTNTDKLLNXSATDLAKGCWLCLRQGPPLPLAIFLPLNDTLGFNISFGCPSIQPFPVLPVLMENITCLYKSPNDYSFNIDVGLAPFCTNSITVDYPLYAPNSTIFVCRNNLAYTILPTNWTGNSMHAMLLPNVEIIDGNTPVPTPSFDYIAGRQRQAVXFIPLLATLGISTAVVTGSTGLRIAVQKYRDLSQQLINDVQTLPTTIQDLQDQIDSLAEVVLQNXRGLDLLTTEQGGICLALWEKCCFYTNKSGIVYDKIKTLPEDLEHCXRAMAKNPFWTGWNGLLPYLLPLLGPIAGLLVILSVGPCLFNKLMTFIKQQVDNLAARPIQIHYQSLAMEDPLENVISLSGW from the exons ATGGCGCAAG CCACGCTTAAAGGCATTCCAGTTTTTCCCGGTATTATTGATGGTGACTTTACCGGGGAGAAAAAAATCCTAGCAGCCGCTATTAATGGAGTAGCTGTCGTTCCACAGGGCACCCGTCTAGCACAACTGGTTCTTCTGCCTTTAATTACTggaaatacatcctcaatttcttCCAGGCCCCGAGGCATTACACCTTTGGGCTCCTCAGATGCTTATTGGGTCCAGCCAATTACAAAAAATAGGCCTATGttaacccttactattgaaggaaaggatttcaaGGGTATTTTGGATACAGGGGCAGATGCCACAgtcatatctcaagatcattggccTGCCCATTGGCTGCTGACCACATCTCTCATCGATTTGCGAGGTATAGCCAGTTCAAcaacccccaagtcagctcaaGGGTATTACACTGGAAAGATAAggaag GTTGCTTCAATAATCATCAAGGCTCGTCTCCTTTCCCGCCAATATTTCGGAAAAGGCCCTGATGTTGTAGTAGTGCCATATACCCGAGAacagacccagttccttcttcaaacttCTGATGACTGGGGAATAGCCATGTCAGGATTTATGGGAACCAttgacaatcacctccctgatgacccTGTGTTACA GGCACACACAAGTCTACCAGGATCACTctcagaaggtaatgcccaggcagatgctgctacaaggcttacCTTCCCCATAACTGTGGGTCAGTGCAAAAagctcaaaactcagaag GCTCATGAAATAGTCAAAGAATGCTCCTCATGCATTACAAGCCAGCCTGTACTGCATTTGGGGGTCAATCCGCATGGTCTTCGCCCTAATCAactgtggcaaatggatgtcacaCACTTCCCAAAATTGGGCAAGCTAAAGTATCTTCATGTCTCTGTAGACACCTACAGTGGCTTTGTCTTTGCCTCCCCCCATACAGGGGAAGCTACTAAGGATGTTATCTCGCACCTTATCATGGCTCTTTCTGTACTGGGAAAACCTGTTAAGATTaagacagataatggtcctgcttatgtcagcGCTAAGTTTAAACAATTTTGTGAGGTGCTCCATATTAATCACATTACAGGAATCCCCTACAATCCACAGGGTCAGTGGATCATCGAAAGAACCCATCAAATGCTGAAAACCTGGCTCACTTATCTTGAAACCACTTCCTTATCCTTTGTCTCTCCCCGTGACCGATTGAATCATGCGCTCTTTGTTCTAAATTTCTTAACCTTGGATAATAATAATCATTCCGCTGTGGACTGTCATTGGCATCCTTCCCCTGAAATGGCCCCATTTATG GGCCCTAATAAAATagccctcttccttgctctcctgatgATGGCAATCTACACAACccattgggctccaccagtctttgTAGGGTTGGAGGACCCCcaggccattcaaaaactccttcaacagcatGACCCTTGTATCTGCTCGAGATGCATAATAGTATCCTtcccacaaacatcaacctcctaCAGATCTGT TAAGCCGCATTTTACACATCCGGCTGCCAAGGATTCCAAATGGCACTGTATTCTCAaacctaaactagactcttcccgCCCTGGGGAA CAATGCCCATCAGAGTGCAATAGTACTATCCATTACTCCATGCACTCCTCCTGTTCTACATGgtatcaaacctgtaatgagggggatcaatatttattgtttgccactataacagGAGATTATGGGGGAGCATTTGGAGGAGACTTGTCTTCTTCAcacctcagctctcctccctgcccccctaagggacAAGTAGCCTGCTGGTACCCTAtagcccctgtgggagtgtctgatggtggaGGCCCTCAGGATACCCTTAcacaattaaaaacataaaaaacactcaaaaccctATTTGAGAGCCTTTACCCTTCCCTTCAGTACCACCCCCTGGCTAAAGTTCATTCCAGAGGAAATGAAGACTTGGATGTCAATACCATCAATATCCTTACCAACACCGATAAACTGCTTAA CTCTGCCACAGACCTTGCAAAAGGCTGCTGGCTCTGTTTACGCCAGGGACCCCCCCTCCCTCTTGCCATTTTTCTGCCGCTTAATGATACCCTTGGGTTTAATATCTCCTTTGGTTGCCCCTCTATACAGCCttttcctgttcttcctgtcctaatggaaaatatcacttgcctttataaatCTCCTAACGATTATTCCTTCAATATTGATGTAGGCCTTGCTCCTTTCTGTACAAATAGTATAACAGTAGATTACCCTCTTTATGCCCCTAATTCCACCATTTTTGTATGTAGGAATAATTTAGCTTATACCATTTTACCAACAAATTGGACCGGTAATTCCATGCATGCTATGCTTCTTCCCAATGTAGAAATTATTGATGGAAATACCCCTGTCCCTACtccctcctttgattatattgcaggaaggcaaaggcaagctgtttaatttattcctttattggcCACATTGGGAATTTCCACAGCTGTGGTTACAGGATCCACAGGGCTAAGGATCGCGGTCCAAAAATATAGAGACTTGTCCCAAcaacttattaatgatgtacaaaccctacccaccaccattcaggaccttcaAGATCAAATTGATTCCCTTGCGGAAGTGGTTTTACAAAA cagaggcttagacttgcttactaCTGAACAGGGAGGTATTTGCTTGGCTTTATGggaaaaatgttgtttttatACTAACAAATCTGGCATTGTTTACGATAAAATCAAGACACTTCCAGAAGATCTGGAGCATTGTTGACGTGCCATGGCTAAAAATCCCTTTTGGACaggatggaatggactgcttccctatttaCTACCACTTTTAGgccccattgctggtttgcttgttatactatctgtaggtccttgtcttTTCAATAAGCTGATGACTTTTATCAAACAGCAAGTAGATAATTTAgcagccaggccaattcaaatacattaccaaaGTCTGGCCATGGAAGATCCCCTGGAGaatgttatctctctctctggctggtgA